Part of the Pseudomonadota bacterium genome is shown below.
GCCTGTCTGCGTGCGGCACGCACAGGCAGGCCATGGACGGCCGGCGAGAATGAGCGAGAGCCATGCCGGAACATCCGGGGAAATTGCTTTAGCGCGTCCCACAGTTTAGCTGTTTTTAGCGCAACTTAAGAAAGTTGAGTAAACAGGATGTAGTGGGACTGAACTTTAGCGTAATTTCTGATAATCTGATTGAAAAAGAGGAGATATTGCTCTATACAATGTGGTGTTTTGATGGTGTGCATGTCAGACCTATGAGCTTTTTTTGATCATTATGTTGAACGTTGATAACAGTTGTTTCGCCGGTTTGCGAAAGAGACCCTATGGGAACTGATCGCCAAACGATTATTGTTTTTTGCCCCAACTGGGTAGGCGATGTTGTCATGGCAACGCCGGTGTTTTCCTGTCTGCGGCGTAATTTTGCCGGCGCCCGCCTGGTCGGTGTTATTAGAAAATATGCTGAGGGGGTGGTCGCGGACGGTCCCTGGTTTGATCATCTTATTGCCTGCGATGACAAAACTACCAGAGGCTTTTTTGCCCTGGTGCAAACGATCCGCCGCCTGCACCCGGAGACTGCCATTGTTCTGCCAAATTCATTACGTTCCACCCTGGCTGTGTGGCTTGCCGGAGTGAATAATATCTATGGCTACCGGAGAAATTATCGCTCACTATTGTTGAGTGGTGGTCCTATACCTATCCCTGAAGGGAAAGGCTTTTTGCCGGTCCCCATGGTGGAGTATTATCTGAATATCTGCCGTTGGCTTGGTCTGGAAATCCCGGAGCAGACAAATCCGGTGCTGTATATCTCAAATGAGATTGGCGAAAAAGGCCGGCAGCTGCTTGAGAAATACGGAATTCATTCAGAAGATATGGTCATCGGCTTGAATCCCGGGGCCAAATTCGGTTCGTCAAAATGCTGGCCCCCCGACTATTTTGCCAGGCTGGCGGAGTTGTTTGCCGACCGATGGAACTGTAAAATTCTGCTCTTTGCCGGTCCCGGGGAGGGTGAAATCGCGAAGTCCATTTGTGAAACCAGTCAAGCGGAGATTATCAACACCGGTCCTGACAAGGTTGATTTGTCACTTTTGAAATATCTGGTAAAAAGATGTCAGCTCCTGGTGACCAATGATACGGGTCCCAGGCACTATGCCGTTGCTTTCAACGTGCCGGTGGTGGTGGTCATGGGGCCTACCGATCCTCGCTATACGGCGGCAAACCTGGAAAAAACCCTGGTCTTGCGCCGGGAGCTGGATTGTTCTCCCTGTCATCAGAAAGAATGTCCCAGAAACCATGAATGCATGGTAATGATAAAGCCGGAAACCGTCTTTGAGGGCAGTGAAAGGTTGCTGGAAAAACTCAGGTAAAAGATGAAATCTTCCTATTACAGCCGGAAATGGTCGACCCTGAAAAAGAAAGGTGCTGCTGCCGATGATCTGCGCCGGCTGGCTCGGCAAATCGCCTATTCATTTATGGATTATTACCTGCAGGATTGCCGTTATGCCGATGAGTATATAGACCTGCTGTGCGAGATGATGACTTTTTCTGATGATCCGGACCTTACTCATCATGCCGCTGCGGCCCTGTTCAGTATTATCGTCGAAAGTCTCTGTGATGATTTCGAGGAGCTGCAGACCATAACTTACAACAAGATCATGGTCCAGGTGATTACCTTCTGCCGCCGGGTTCCAGGGGGGAAGGATCTGGACCTGACCCTGAAAAAGTTCGGTATCCAGACGGCCGACGATCTTCTGGCACGGATAAACCGGGTAAGGGCCAACCATAACTCTTTATCCCGTCACCGGCAGGTGCGAAAAATTCTCCTCTTGTCCCGGGTTACCATCGGGGCTGATATCGCGGTAACCAGCGTGATTTTCCAGCGTCTCAGCAAGGTTTTTCCGGAAGCTGAATTTGTGCTGATCGGCGGCAGCAAGCTGGAAGAGTTGTACGGAGGAAATCCTCGTATCCGCTTCAGGCAACTGGCTTATTCCAGAAAAGGAGGGCTTCTGGAGCGTTTGTCAAGCTGGTATGCCGCATTAGAGGTTATCCAGCAGGAAGAAGCAGCTGCCGGTGGTGAGAATGAGGTTGTCCTGATTGATCCGGACTCGCGTATTTCGCAGCTGGGAATTTTACCGCTGGTGCCACTGGATCGCTATTATTTTTTCGACAGTCGTTCCGGCAGTTCGTTTAATTACCATGTCTCCATGCCGGAACTGGCCAACTCCTGGTTGGACACCATTCTTGATGAGAAGGATTTTTGCTATCCTGCAGTGTGGTTTCCTGAACCCTTACAGGAAATTGCCGGCAAATATTGTCATCTGCTGAGGCGTAGGGGAGCCCAAAGGATCATTGTGGTCAACTTCGGTGTCGGCGGCAACCCGCGGAAAAGGGTCGGCCGGCGCTTTGAGGAGAACTTGATTCTCACTCTCCTGCGTGAGCCGAATACGGTTATCCTGCTGGATAAAGGATTTGGCAAGCAGGAACTGGATGACGCCAATGCCATGCTTGACGCGATTGAAAAACATGGTTATGCCACTATCCATACGGTATTTGGGGTTGAGAATAATGACGGACTGGCATCGGGAGTTATAGGTTTCCAGAGCAGGATTGGAGAAATAGGGGCTTTGATTGCCAACAGTGATGAATTTATCGGCTATGATTCCGCTTGCCAGCACATCAGTGTGGCCCTTGAAATACCTTGTATAACTATTTTCGCCGGCTCCAATAATATGCGTTTTATCCGTCGCTGGAGTGCCTACGGTCGCCGGAGCAGCCATATTGTGCATGTTGATACCCTCACCGATGCTGCTGCCATAGATGTCGAAGGCATCATTACCCGCGTCATGCATCATCGAAAAGGCTATGATTGATGGACCGGATAGTAATCGTTGGGGACACCATTTTTACTTCAATGGCAAATTATGGCGGTGTACAGTTCCTTTAACCTTTAACCTTTAACCTTGTACCCTTCTTTTATGAAAATACTTTTTGTCTATCCCAACGCTCATTCACAGGTTGGGTTCAACTATGGCGTTGCCCATCTGTCCGCGGTGCTTAAACAGGCCGGCCATACGGTTGAACTTTGGCATTTATGTGAAGATTTAGAGCCCCTGCCGTCTCAAGAGCAATTTAGTCAGCGGCTTAAACAGCTGGCTCCGGATGTCATTGGTTTTTCGGTGGTTACCAATCAATGGGCTTATGCCAGGAAACTGGCTGAGTGGGCCCGCCAGGCGACCGATGCGCTTTTGGTGTGCGGTGGTATTCATGCCATGGCCGCCCCGGAAGAGATCCTGGCAACCGCCGTTTTTGATTACATCATGCGTGGTGAATCTGAAGAGGCGTTTTTAGATTTTGTCGAGACCCTGTCCCGGGGAGAAGATGTTTCCAGCCTCAGGAATCTCGGGTACAGGAAAGGTGAGGCAATTCAGATAAACCCTGTTCGTCCGTTGCCGGAGCTTACCAGCCTGCCTTTTAAGGATTATGATATTTTTGATTTTCAGAAAATTATCGATGTGAAACATGGCTGGGTTGGCTTAATGGCCTCCCGTGGCTGTCCGTTTTCCTGTACTTATTGTTTCAACCACCAGATGGTATCGATCTATAGGAAGGATCTGCATTGCAGTTTTAAAAAGCTGAACTATATCAGATTTTTTGAAGTCGAGCAGGTTATTGATGAGATCCAATACCTGCTGGGGCGCTATCAGAATATTACCATGTTTATTTTTGACGATGATCTTTTCACTTTTTCCCGGGAATATATCAAGGAGTTTTGCGCTGCCTACAAGAAAGTCTGCTCCCTGCCCTTTGTCGTCAATGCCCATGTTGGTTTTTTTGATGAAGAAAGAGCCCGTTATCTGGTGGACGCGGGTTGCAAAATTGTCAAGTTCGGGGTTGAAAGCGGCAACGAAAAAATTCGCGCGACTATACTTCAACGACATATGAAGAATGAGAAAATAACCAGTGCCATCCAGACTGCCAATAATCTCGGTCTTCATACATCTGTTTTTTTGATGATCGGGCTGCCGGATGAAGGTTATGAAGAGGTTATGGATACGATCAAATTAGTGGCCAGGGCGAAGCCTGGCCGTTACCGCTGGTCATTTTTCTTTCCCTTTCCCGGTACCAAGGCCTACGAACTTAGTGTTCGAGGGAACTATATCAATTATGATAAGATGTCCCACATGGAAAATTTTACCGCCCGGTCATGTCTTGATTTTGGCGCGGAACATAATCTTTTTCTGGAAAAAGTGGGGCGGGTTATGCCCTGGTTTGTCAACGCTTATTCGGACCTGCCGGTGGCTGCATCCTACGTTGAAAAAGTTGAGGAGATCCTCACCCTGGATGCTCAGGGCTGGCAAGAGAGAAAAGAGACCCTGCTGCAGGAAGATGAAGCCATGTCTGCCGGTTTCGTTAATCAGGGTTTAAGTCATTACGCTATAAAATATAATCCCTTCATGGGAGTTATCTCCGATTATTTCATTAACGAAGCATAGCTTGGATCCACTATTGTGAAAAAAAAGAACCTGGCAGTTTTCCGACGCTTCCTGGCTTATTCGCTTCCCTATAAGGGGAGAGTGTTTATCGCCGTGGTGGCCTCTTTGCTGGTTGCTGGATCGAATGTTGCCGTCGCCAAGCTGATTCAGCCTCTGGTGGATAAAATTATTGCCGCCGGGGATGTCTCGCTGATTAAGCTGGTTCCTCTGGTTGTTGTTGTCCTGGCGATCATCAAAGGACTGGCTCGTTACGGACAGGAATATTTTCTGAAGACCGCTGGTCAGCTGGTGGTGCAGGACCTTCGTAATGAGATTTATACCCATTCACTTTCATTGTCCATGGGCTATTTTTCCCGTCATTCATCCGGGCAGCTTTTATCGAAAATTATCAATGATGTCGGCATATTGCAGCGTTCAGCGGCAGATGTTCTGGTGGGGGGGATACGGGAAAGTTTTTCTTTGATCGGACTGACTGTGCTGGCTTTCTATAATGATTGGCAGCTGGCTTCGGTTGCCTTTCTGATTTTGCCGGTGGCCATTGTTCCCGCATCGGTTATCGGCCGCAAAATTAAAAATAACACCCGTAAAGGGCTGCAGGCCATGGGTAGCCTCAGTGCTATTTTGCAGGAGACTTATATCGGCATAAAAGTAATGAAATCCTTTGGCCGGGAGGAGGATGAGTCTTTTCAGTTTGCTCAGGAAAACCAGCGTTATTATCATTTTATCAGAAAGGTGCTCAAATATAATTCAGCCACGGCTCCTATTGTTGAATTGTTAGGTTCGCTGGGGATGGCGGGGGTGGCCTGGTATGGTTTGCACCGGGTTTTTTCCGGGGCCATGACCCAGGGGGAGCTGTTCTCCTTCGTCGCGGCGGTGGCGATGATGTATGGCCCGGTGAAAAAATTAAGCAAAGTAAATAACCTGGTGCATACCTCAATCGGGGCCGCGGAGCGGGTTTTTGAAGTTATTGATGAAAAACCTGAGATCACCTTTTCTTCCGATCCGGTTTCTTTAGGTCGTGCGCAGGGTGCCGTTGCTTTTCACCAGGTAACCTTCGCCTATGACAGCCTGCCGGTATTGAAAAAGGTTTCCCTCACGGTTTCACCCGGTGAGGTGGTTGCCCTGGTTGGTCCCAGCGGTTCGGGAAAAACCACCATGGTTGGTTTGCTGAATCGTTTTTATGATCCCCAGGAAGGAGTTATTACCATTGACGGGGTGGATATTCGTCGTCTTTCCCTGGCGGATCTGACTGGAAATATCGCTTTGGTGGACCAGGAAACCTTTCTTTTCCATGATACGATCATGAATAATATCCGCTATGGTCGACAGGATGCCAGCGATGATGAGGTGGTCCTGGCGGCCCGGCAAGCCTGTGCCGATGAATTTATTGACCTCCTGCCCGAAAAATATCAAACCAGCATTGGTGATCGCGGGCTGCGCCTTTCCGGGGGGCAGCGACAAAGGATTTGTATTGCCCGGGCGATCATGCGGGATGCACCCATTCTGATTTTAGACGAGGCAACAAGTGCTCTCGATACCGAGAGTGAAGCGATGGTCCAGAAAGCCCTGGCTAATTTGATGGCCAACCGGACGACCTTTGTTATTGCTCATCGGTTGTCAACCGTGCGCCATGCGGATACCATTGTGGTCATTGAAGGCGGTGAAATCCGCGATCTGGGAAGCCATGATGATCTTCTTGCTGAAGAGGGGCTCTATAAAAAACTGTATGAAATGCAGTTTGAAGATGGGTAATGAAAAAGAAAAAGAAAAGAATTGTCGACTGGCTGCTCTTGAATCTGCTGCCGCCCCTGGCCGCATTGATTATCCGTTGTCTGGCCCGCCTGACCAGGCTGGATAATGTCGGCATGGAGTACTGGCGTCAATGCCGGCAAAAGGGAAGTGGAGTCATCATCTCTTTCTGGCATGACCAGTTGTTTTTGATGGTTAAAGGCAACCCCACTAAGGAGGGGGCTAAAATTCTTATCAGTTCATCCAGGGATGGTGAATTGATTGCCCGGACTATGCGTTATTTTGGTCATGACGTGATCCGTGGTTCTTCCACCCGGGGAGGAAGGACAGCCTTGAAAGAGATGGCCTTGCTGGCCGGGGAGCCGGCAGATTTAGGTATAACTCCTGATGGTCCCCGGGGACCGCGCCACCAGCTTAAACCCGGGGTGGCACATTTGGCCAGATTGACAGGCCGGCCGGTGCTGCCCCTGGCTTTTGCCTGCAGCCGGGGACGGCGCTTTAGCTCCTGGGACCGTTTTCTGCTGCCGTACCCATTCGGTCGCGGAGTTTTTGTCCTTGGCAAGCCGGTGTACTATAATCAAGGTGCCGTGCCGGCAGGCAGGCAGGAGGATATGAAAGACTTTCAATCCCGGTTGTCCGCGGCCATGGAAGAAACGAATCGACAGGCGGAGGAGTATTTGGAGAAACATGGTTTATCTGCTGTATGATCTGGTGCTGTTGCTGGCAGCGATGTTATTGATTCCCTTTTACTATTTTCGCGGCCCGCGGGCCGGCAGTTTCCGTCAGGGAACGGCTGAACGTCTGGGTTTTTATGATTCGCGCAAACTGGCAGCTATTAAGGCGGAAAAGGTATTCTGGCTGCACGCGGTTTCGGTCGGGGAACTCAGGGCGGCGGTGCCGCTGGTGAAGGCATTAAAAAAAGGTTATCCGGAAGTGGAGCTGGTGGTTTCCTATGTTACTGAAACCGGACATGAAATTGCTGCCGGCATTCCTGAAATTGATCACAGTGTCTTTTTCCCTTATGATTTATCCTGGGTGGTGCGCAAGGCCCTGGCTGCAATCAGTCCCGTCTTGATTGTCATCCTGGAAACTGAGATCTGGCCGAATTTTACCCGCCATGCCAGACGGCGGAAAATACCGATAGTAATGGTAAACGGGAGAATTTCCGACCACTCCTTTCCCCGCTATCGTCTGGCAAGGAAGTTGTTCTCCCGGACATTGCAGCAATTTTCGCTGTTCTGCATGCAGACTGATCTGGACGCCCGACGGATAAAGTTGATGGGGGCGCCGGAGCATCTGGTCAAGGTCTCAGGAAATATAAAGTTTGATCTGGACGCAGCCGTACCGACAGTCACCGAACTATGTTCCATCAGGGAGCTTTTCCGGCTGCCTGAAGAAGAGCTTATCTGGATAGCCGGCAGCACTCATGCCGGTGAAGAAGAAATTATTATATCCGTCTACCGGCGGTTACTCGCGGCCGGCCAGCGGCTGCTGCTGGTTCTGGTTCCTCGGCATCCTGAACGGGCATCCTCGGTAGGCGATGTCCTGCAAAAGGAGGATTTTTCCTTTATCCGCCGCAGTGAGCTGGAAAAAAAAGGAATGAAGCCGGCCGTCGGTTCCGTGCTGCTGGTTGATACGGTTGGTGAACTGCAAAAGCTCTATGCCGTGGCCGATGTTGTTTTTGTTGGCGGCAGCCTGGTCCCGGTGGGCGGGCACAACATTCTCGAGGCATCCGCGG
Proteins encoded:
- a CDS encoding radical SAM protein; the encoded protein is MKILFVYPNAHSQVGFNYGVAHLSAVLKQAGHTVELWHLCEDLEPLPSQEQFSQRLKQLAPDVIGFSVVTNQWAYARKLAEWARQATDALLVCGGIHAMAAPEEILATAVFDYIMRGESEEAFLDFVETLSRGEDVSSLRNLGYRKGEAIQINPVRPLPELTSLPFKDYDIFDFQKIIDVKHGWVGLMASRGCPFSCTYCFNHQMVSIYRKDLHCSFKKLNYIRFFEVEQVIDEIQYLLGRYQNITMFIFDDDLFTFSREYIKEFCAAYKKVCSLPFVVNAHVGFFDEERARYLVDAGCKIVKFGVESGNEKIRATILQRHMKNEKITSAIQTANNLGLHTSVFLMIGLPDEGYEEVMDTIKLVARAKPGRYRWSFFFPFPGTKAYELSVRGNYINYDKMSHMENFTARSCLDFGAEHNLFLEKVGRVMPWFVNAYSDLPVAASYVEKVEEILTLDAQGWQERKETLLQEDEAMSAGFVNQGLSHYAIKYNPFMGVISDYFINEA
- the waaF gene encoding lipopolysaccharide heptosyltransferase II — translated: MGTDRQTIIVFCPNWVGDVVMATPVFSCLRRNFAGARLVGVIRKYAEGVVADGPWFDHLIACDDKTTRGFFALVQTIRRLHPETAIVLPNSLRSTLAVWLAGVNNIYGYRRNYRSLLLSGGPIPIPEGKGFLPVPMVEYYLNICRWLGLEIPEQTNPVLYISNEIGEKGRQLLEKYGIHSEDMVIGLNPGAKFGSSKCWPPDYFARLAELFADRWNCKILLFAGPGEGEIAKSICETSQAEIINTGPDKVDLSLLKYLVKRCQLLVTNDTGPRHYAVAFNVPVVVVMGPTDPRYTAANLEKTLVLRRELDCSPCHQKECPRNHECMVMIKPETVFEGSERLLEKLR
- a CDS encoding glycosyltransferase family 9 protein → MKSSYYSRKWSTLKKKGAAADDLRRLARQIAYSFMDYYLQDCRYADEYIDLLCEMMTFSDDPDLTHHAAAALFSIIVESLCDDFEELQTITYNKIMVQVITFCRRVPGGKDLDLTLKKFGIQTADDLLARINRVRANHNSLSRHRQVRKILLLSRVTIGADIAVTSVIFQRLSKVFPEAEFVLIGGSKLEELYGGNPRIRFRQLAYSRKGGLLERLSSWYAALEVIQQEEAAAGGENEVVLIDPDSRISQLGILPLVPLDRYYFFDSRSGSSFNYHVSMPELANSWLDTILDEKDFCYPAVWFPEPLQEIAGKYCHLLRRRGAQRIIVVNFGVGGNPRKRVGRRFEENLILTLLREPNTVILLDKGFGKQELDDANAMLDAIEKHGYATIHTVFGVENNDGLASGVIGFQSRIGEIGALIANSDEFIGYDSACQHISVALEIPCITIFAGSNNMRFIRRWSAYGRRSSHIVHVDTLTDAAAIDVEGIITRVMHHRKGYD
- a CDS encoding lysophospholipid acyltransferase family protein, with the translated sequence MKKKKKRIVDWLLLNLLPPLAALIIRCLARLTRLDNVGMEYWRQCRQKGSGVIISFWHDQLFLMVKGNPTKEGAKILISSSRDGELIARTMRYFGHDVIRGSSTRGGRTALKEMALLAGEPADLGITPDGPRGPRHQLKPGVAHLARLTGRPVLPLAFACSRGRRFSSWDRFLLPYPFGRGVFVLGKPVYYNQGAVPAGRQEDMKDFQSRLSAAMEETNRQAEEYLEKHGLSAV
- a CDS encoding 3-deoxy-D-manno-octulosonic acid transferase: MVYLLYDLVLLLAAMLLIPFYYFRGPRAGSFRQGTAERLGFYDSRKLAAIKAEKVFWLHAVSVGELRAAVPLVKALKKGYPEVELVVSYVTETGHEIAAGIPEIDHSVFFPYDLSWVVRKALAAISPVLIVILETEIWPNFTRHARRRKIPIVMVNGRISDHSFPRYRLARKLFSRTLQQFSLFCMQTDLDARRIKLMGAPEHLVKVSGNIKFDLDAAVPTVTELCSIRELFRLPEEELIWIAGSTHAGEEEIIISVYRRLLAAGQRLLLVLVPRHPERASSVGDVLQKEDFSFIRRSELEKKGMKPAVGSVLLVDTVGELQKLYAVADVVFVGGSLVPVGGHNILEASAVKKPVVFGPHMHNFKEISRLLLTAGGGVMVADKDELFNIMNRLLNNCSERLALGERGYRQITEHAGATAFTLRSIQQVLAKREEL
- a CDS encoding ABC transporter ATP-binding protein, coding for MKKKNLAVFRRFLAYSLPYKGRVFIAVVASLLVAGSNVAVAKLIQPLVDKIIAAGDVSLIKLVPLVVVVLAIIKGLARYGQEYFLKTAGQLVVQDLRNEIYTHSLSLSMGYFSRHSSGQLLSKIINDVGILQRSAADVLVGGIRESFSLIGLTVLAFYNDWQLASVAFLILPVAIVPASVIGRKIKNNTRKGLQAMGSLSAILQETYIGIKVMKSFGREEDESFQFAQENQRYYHFIRKVLKYNSATAPIVELLGSLGMAGVAWYGLHRVFSGAMTQGELFSFVAAVAMMYGPVKKLSKVNNLVHTSIGAAERVFEVIDEKPEITFSSDPVSLGRAQGAVAFHQVTFAYDSLPVLKKVSLTVSPGEVVALVGPSGSGKTTMVGLLNRFYDPQEGVITIDGVDIRRLSLADLTGNIALVDQETFLFHDTIMNNIRYGRQDASDDEVVLAARQACADEFIDLLPEKYQTSIGDRGLRLSGGQRQRICIARAIMRDAPILILDEATSALDTESEAMVQKALANLMANRTTFVIAHRLSTVRHADTIVVIEGGEIRDLGSHDDLLAEEGLYKKLYEMQFEDG